A stretch of the Halococcus agarilyticus genome encodes the following:
- a CDS encoding right-handed parallel beta-helix repeat-containing protein produces MSRDDTTRSSTRRSILQTGGLLTAATGGWLLSSGEDDTVATAETHSSDIGSAGARGRQENAPFAPDDHDHSGQRGGIDQLGVENPVASIAVDRVATPSRSADVVVWKDGEGTIYADGSETITTGSDAATVIQTALDGLTEGREHQEVVQLKGDFTFSTAVTVPSNVMLEIRGRITPTDELSKTTSNALFTSTDTTNITIQGGTLEGTAPESAGYGRSGHESAGFSAFWFEGVTDVDFANLRIKNFVGNGIRVTAGSSFANDKSRRVRVLSCKISNAIRGVHFKVVHDALIASCIANETGFDGYDVDAFCNDVLVADSIAKDNARSGVFVEVSSSNVVIDSGIYEGNQHGVFVNGHPEQTTEFVTINSVICRHNRNRGIFLQLADGGGPTEEEFEKGDTRNILVTNCQVNGNGQKDDPQFPQAGIFVAGGNVDLNVRNCVATDNQESKTQPYGIGGWWGSTGDVTIVGNDFEGNAEDSVFNLENIGESTVEFRDNQGAPTRTTGTATFSGDGSSSSFTIGAHGLATAPASRSDVSATLTPSSGGAIDATPATVYPVESGSGDGYDALEVSFASPPESGDENVALRWTAELTSFWG; encoded by the coding sequence ATGTCAAGAGATGACACCACAAGGTCGTCGACACGTCGTTCGATCCTCCAAACCGGGGGTCTTCTGACGGCCGCCACAGGTGGATGGCTACTGAGTAGCGGTGAGGATGACACGGTCGCTACCGCGGAAACTCACAGCAGCGACATCGGTAGTGCCGGTGCGAGAGGACGACAGGAGAACGCACCTTTCGCTCCGGACGACCACGATCACAGTGGTCAGCGTGGTGGTATCGACCAGCTCGGGGTGGAGAACCCCGTTGCATCGATCGCTGTCGACAGGGTAGCCACTCCCTCCAGATCGGCTGACGTCGTCGTATGGAAGGACGGCGAGGGGACGATCTACGCCGACGGTTCCGAGACCATCACGACGGGCTCTGACGCGGCAACCGTCATTCAGACGGCTCTCGACGGTCTCACCGAAGGGAGGGAACATCAGGAGGTCGTGCAACTGAAAGGCGACTTCACCTTCTCCACCGCCGTCACCGTCCCGAGTAACGTCATGCTGGAGATTCGGGGGCGAATCACCCCCACGGACGAGCTATCGAAAACGACTTCCAACGCACTGTTCACGTCTACCGACACGACGAACATCACCATCCAGGGAGGCACTCTCGAAGGCACTGCTCCAGAGTCAGCGGGTTACGGCCGGAGTGGTCACGAATCGGCTGGCTTTAGCGCGTTCTGGTTCGAGGGCGTTACAGACGTCGACTTCGCTAACCTTCGGATCAAAAACTTCGTCGGGAACGGTATCCGCGTAACGGCTGGCTCTTCGTTCGCAAACGACAAGTCCCGGCGTGTGCGAGTCCTCTCCTGTAAGATCTCGAATGCCATTCGAGGCGTACATTTCAAGGTCGTTCACGACGCTCTCATCGCATCGTGTATTGCCAACGAGACCGGGTTCGACGGATACGACGTCGACGCGTTCTGTAACGACGTGCTGGTGGCGGACTCGATCGCCAAGGACAACGCGCGCTCGGGCGTCTTCGTCGAAGTATCGTCAAGCAACGTCGTCATCGATAGCGGAATATACGAAGGGAACCAACATGGGGTGTTCGTCAACGGTCACCCGGAGCAAACGACCGAGTTCGTCACGATAAACAGTGTTATCTGCAGACATAACCGCAACAGGGGGATCTTTCTGCAACTCGCCGACGGTGGGGGGCCGACGGAGGAAGAGTTCGAGAAAGGGGATACGCGGAACATCCTCGTCACAAACTGCCAGGTCAACGGCAACGGGCAGAAGGATGACCCGCAGTTTCCTCAGGCAGGGATTTTCGTCGCGGGCGGAAACGTCGATCTGAACGTCCGGAACTGTGTCGCCACGGACAACCAGGAGTCGAAGACACAGCCGTACGGTATCGGTGGCTGGTGGGGGTCGACGGGAGATGTGACTATCGTCGGCAACGACTTCGAAGGGAACGCAGAAGACAGTGTCTTCAACCTCGAAAACATCGGGGAGAGTACCGTCGAGTTCAGAGACAACCAGGGGGCTCCGACACGCACGACCGGTACTGCGACGTTCAGCGGCGACGGCTCGTCCAGTTCGTTCACCATCGGAGCGCACGGCCTGGCGACCGCCCCAGCGTCACGCTCGGACGTCAGTGCGACTCTGACCCCCAGTTCGGGAGGAGCCATCGACGCCACTCCTGCCACAGTGTACCCCGTAGAGAGCGGTTCTGGGGACGGCTACGACGCGCTCGAGGTATCGTTCGCCTCGCCGCCAGAGTCCGGCGACGAGAACGTCGCGTTGCGGTGGACTGCAGAGTTGACGTCCTTCTGGGGATGA